A genomic segment from Planctomycetaceae bacterium encodes:
- a CDS encoding PepSY-like domain-containing protein produces MNSVLKFAAALCAVVVLGLGVDAMAAPKAKAGKAKVEVPEAVKATMDKAVEGGKVGKVEKETEDGVDVYEAVITKDGAKCEVSVAADGTLIEIESVVKEADLPQAVKDAVAKEIKDGKIIKAEKEEVHAEIKEGKVTKLDAPKTEYEVKVRAAGKVTEIELSADGTVIKKEEIKKDDKPAKAGKKGKAGKKTEEAAPAAAGE; encoded by the coding sequence ATGAACAGCGTACTGAAGTTTGCGGCGGCCCTGTGTGCGGTGGTGGTGCTCGGACTCGGCGTCGACGCGATGGCCGCCCCCAAAGCCAAGGCGGGCAAGGCCAAGGTCGAAGTGCCCGAAGCCGTCAAGGCGACCATGGACAAGGCCGTCGAAGGCGGCAAAGTCGGCAAGGTCGAGAAAGAGACTGAAGACGGCGTGGACGTCTACGAAGCCGTCATCACCAAGGACGGCGCCAAGTGCGAAGTCTCCGTCGCCGCCGACGGCACGCTGATCGAGATCGAAAGCGTCGTCAAGGAAGCCGACCTGCCCCAGGCCGTCAAGGACGCCGTCGCCAAGGAAATCAAGGACGGCAAGATCATCAAGGCCGAAAAGGAAGAAGTTCACGCCGAGATCAAAGAGGGCAAGGTCACCAAGCTCGATGCCCCCAAGACCGAGTATGAAGTGAAGGTTCGCGCCGCCGGCAAGGTCACTGAGATCGAGCTCTCTGCCGACGGAACCGTGATCAAGAAGGAAGAGATCAAGAAGGATGACAAGCCCGCCAAGGCTGGCAAAAAGGGCAAGGCCGGCAAGAAGACCGAAGAAGCCGCTCCCGCGGCCGCTGGAGAATAA
- a CDS encoding response regulator transcription factor, whose translation MKLLLIEDYAPLQKSLARGLREAGYALDVSGDGKEGLWLATSNDYDVIILDLMLPGLDGLSLLTRLRAAGKKTHVLILTAKDGLGDRVRGLDLGADDYLVKPFAFDELLARLRSLVRRGYQEKNPRLEIGPLAIDTTARSVRCRGQDVPLTAREFALLEYLAMRTGQVVSRSEIWEHLYEFNDDATSNVVDVYVGYLRRKLDDPGGASLIRTVRGAGYILEDPE comes from the coding sequence ATGAAGTTGCTCCTGATCGAAGACTACGCCCCGCTGCAGAAATCGCTGGCCCGGGGTCTGCGCGAAGCCGGCTATGCCCTGGACGTCTCCGGCGACGGTAAGGAAGGGCTCTGGCTAGCCACGAGCAACGACTACGACGTCATCATCCTGGACCTGATGCTGCCGGGCCTGGACGGGCTGAGCCTGCTGACGCGCCTGCGGGCGGCGGGCAAGAAGACCCACGTGCTGATCCTGACGGCCAAGGACGGCCTGGGCGACAGAGTGCGCGGGCTGGACCTCGGGGCCGACGATTATCTCGTCAAACCCTTCGCCTTCGACGAGCTGCTGGCCCGCCTGCGGTCGCTGGTGCGCCGCGGGTACCAGGAGAAGAACCCGCGGCTGGAGATCGGACCGCTGGCGATCGACACCACCGCCCGCAGCGTTCGCTGCCGCGGGCAGGACGTGCCCCTGACCGCCCGCGAGTTCGCCCTGCTGGAATACCTGGCCATGCGGACCGGACAGGTCGTCTCTCGCAGCGAGATCTGGGAGCACCTCTACGAGTTCAACGACGACGCCACCAGCAACGTCGTCGACGTCTACGTCGGATATCTGCGCCGCAAACTCGACGATCCCGGCGGCGCCTCGCTCATCCGCACCGTCCGCGGGGCCGGCTATATCCTGGAAGATCCGGAATGA
- a CDS encoding ATP-binding protein, which produces MIRSLRTRLLVGVLLAVACLLTLFGLGVYESFRRALLAEFDQSLLSTARTLMAAIETEGKKTELELDLKKLPQFAPGQEDAYFQAWLTDGKSLIRSPSLGSGDLPIIHAGSGEAIFENIVLPSGRPGRAVALADESRLGGQRRPAPKKKPLPMITLVLAQGTAAMQARLALLAVLLSAGGGATLAAAMAVMLIVVRRGLAPLNTIAHEISAVTSDDLTYRISAAGMPAEMTPVAHKLNDLLSRLEDAFKRERGFTSDVAHELRTPLAGMLATLEVTLSRSRTGKDYVQAMEDCMTIAAQMQAMVESLLMLARLSSGSLALQRQEVDLAGVADNCWKLLSAPADAAPPVFENRLGELRCIADADCMGMVFTNLLNNAITYNRPGGRVWTDALAENGHVHISVSNTGCTLPAEAAEQVFVPFWRGDQSRAMTGVHAGLGLSLVQRSIEAQGGSVKAIINEDDGIFTIRMTLPGGEQQALDPRP; this is translated from the coding sequence ATGATCCGATCGCTCAGAACCCGTCTGCTGGTGGGAGTGCTGCTGGCCGTCGCCTGCCTGCTGACGCTGTTTGGCCTGGGCGTGTACGAGTCGTTCCGCCGCGCCCTGCTGGCCGAGTTCGACCAGTCGCTGCTGAGTACCGCCCGCACGCTGATGGCGGCGATCGAAACCGAAGGCAAGAAGACCGAACTGGAGCTGGACCTCAAGAAACTGCCCCAGTTCGCCCCCGGCCAGGAAGACGCTTATTTTCAGGCCTGGCTGACCGACGGCAAGTCCCTGATCCGCTCGCCGTCGCTGGGCAGCGGCGACCTGCCGATCATCCACGCCGGCAGCGGCGAAGCGATCTTCGAGAACATCGTCCTGCCCAGCGGTCGACCCGGACGCGCCGTCGCCCTGGCCGACGAGTCGCGCCTGGGCGGGCAGCGCCGCCCGGCCCCCAAGAAGAAGCCGCTTCCCATGATCACGCTGGTGCTGGCCCAAGGCACCGCCGCCATGCAGGCCCGACTGGCGCTGCTGGCGGTGCTGCTGTCGGCCGGCGGGGGCGCCACGCTGGCGGCCGCCATGGCGGTGATGCTCATCGTGGTGCGGCGCGGGCTGGCGCCGCTGAACACGATCGCCCACGAGATCTCCGCCGTCACCAGCGACGACCTGACGTATCGCATCTCCGCCGCGGGCATGCCCGCCGAAATGACGCCCGTGGCGCACAAGCTCAACGATCTGCTGTCGCGCCTGGAGGATGCCTTCAAACGCGAACGCGGATTCACCTCCGATGTCGCCCACGAATTGCGAACGCCGCTGGCGGGAATGCTCGCGACCCTCGAAGTCACCCTCTCGCGCAGCCGCACGGGCAAGGACTACGTCCAGGCGATGGAAGACTGCATGACCATCGCCGCCCAGATGCAGGCCATGGTCGAAAGCCTTCTCATGCTCGCGAGGCTCTCCAGCGGCAGCCTCGCCCTCCAGCGGCAGGAGGTGGATCTGGCCGGCGTGGCTGACAACTGCTGGAAGCTGCTATCGGCCCCGGCCGACGCGGCGCCGCCGGTTTTTGAAAACCGCTTGGGCGAACTGCGATGCATCGCCGACGCCGACTGCATGGGCATGGTCTTCACCAACCTGCTGAACAACGCCATCACGTACAACCGCCCCGGCGGGCGCGTCTGGACCGACGCCCTGGCCGAAAACGGTCACGTGCATATCAGCGTCTCGAATACCGGATGCACGCTGCCCGCCGAGGCCGCCGAGCAGGTCTTCGTCCCGTTCTGGCGCGGCGACCAGTCGCGCGCGATGACCGGCGTACACGCGGGCCTGGGTCTCTCGCTCGTCCAGCGCAGCATCGAAGCCCAAGGCGGGTCCGTCAAAGCGATCATCAACGAAGACGACGGTATCTTCACGATCCGAATGACCTTGCCGGGGGGAGAACAGCAGGCCCTCGATCCTCGCCCCTGA
- a CDS encoding sigma-70 family RNA polymerase sigma factor, with amino-acid sequence MADHASDILAGKISAEPLAAASDEAISFEDADLVARSRKGDMEAFGLLVTKYQHRVFNVIFRMVGRRADAEELAQDVFLKAMERLSQFRGQSKFYTWLFRIAANLAISHRRRDGRVKFQSLTRRDDDGEAAQAEELTAAIAGRRVLDPHDGAAGDEIHRIVAAAVDELEDEYRVVVVLRDVEDLDYAQIAEVLELPVGTIKSRLHRARCLLRNRLTWLIEPS; translated from the coding sequence GTGGCAGATCACGCGTCGGACATATTGGCCGGAAAGATTTCCGCCGAACCTCTCGCCGCGGCGAGCGACGAGGCGATCTCTTTCGAGGATGCGGACCTGGTGGCCCGCAGCCGCAAGGGCGACATGGAAGCCTTCGGCTTGCTGGTGACGAAGTACCAGCACCGTGTTTTTAACGTGATCTTTCGCATGGTTGGCCGGAGGGCCGATGCCGAGGAACTGGCCCAGGATGTGTTCCTCAAGGCGATGGAACGGCTGAGCCAATTTCGAGGGCAAAGCAAATTTTATACCTGGCTGTTTCGTATCGCGGCGAACCTGGCGATCTCCCATCGACGCCGAGACGGGCGGGTGAAGTTTCAGTCGCTGACGCGGCGAGACGATGACGGAGAGGCCGCCCAGGCCGAGGAGCTGACGGCCGCCATCGCCGGGCGGCGCGTGCTGGACCCGCACGACGGGGCCGCCGGCGACGAGATCCACCGCATCGTGGCGGCGGCGGTGGACGAGTTGGAAGACGAGTACCGCGTGGTCGTGGTGCTGCGAGATGTTGAAGACCTGGATTACGCGCAGATAGCCGAGGTGCTGGAGCTGCCGGTGGGCACGATCAAGAGCCGCCTGCACCGGGCCCGCTGCCTGCTGCGGAACCGGTTGACCTGGCTGATAGAACCATCATGA
- a CDS encoding ATP-dependent Clp protease ATP-binding subunit, whose translation MFERFTERARKVMALANQEAQRFNHEYIGTEHILLGLVKEGQGVGANVLKNLGVDLAKVRMEVEKLVKTGPDMVTMGKLPQTPKAKKVIEYAIEEAHNLNHNYVGTEHVLLGLLREQEGVAAQVLLNLGLKLEEVRDEVLHLLGAGMEPEEEAQAQAPQGAAGEGGTRPRGGKSKTPALDSFGRDLTELAVEGKLDPVIGRSDEIERVIQVLCRRTKNNPVLLGEAGVGKTAIVEGLAQRIVSRDIPDILADRRIVALDLAMMVAGTKYRGQFEERIKAVMNEVRRAHNVILFIDEMHTLVGAGGAEGAIDAANVLKPSLSRGEIQCVGATTMDEYRKHIEKDGALERRFQTIIVNPPNKDQTLEILKGLRDRYQKHHRVEFTTRALEQAVELSGRYITGRVQPDKAIDVIDEAGARVRLKTMTKPPDLKGLEEQIGNLQRAKDEAVKSADYERAAELRDEAEKLRETVERTQSEWEHRASQTAGVVDEEVVAEVVSKMTGVPLTRLEKEEAQRLLELENELHKRVVSQDEAIKIVSKSIRRARSGMKDPRRPMGSFIFAGPSGVGKTLLSKALAEFMFGDDEAIVQIDMSEYMEKHNISRLIGAPPGYVGYEEGGQLTERIRRRPYSVVLLDEIEKAHPDVFNMLLQIMEEGQLTDSFGRRVDFRNTVLILTTNIGAEMIKNRGGFGFAKRDEETTYEKMKDMLHKEVERHFRPEFLNRLDDIIVFKSLSRVDLETIVEYELRKVRDRLGERGLELELTEQAKEFLIEKGYNPDFGARPLRRSIEQFVEDPISEDILRGVYGEKTKILVTVAEGEKPEDKHLYFEGAGQREPQEKPVEQPAAK comes from the coding sequence ATGTTTGAACGGTTCACTGAACGCGCAAGAAAAGTGATGGCCTTGGCCAACCAGGAAGCCCAGCGCTTCAACCACGAGTACATCGGCACCGAGCACATCCTGCTGGGCTTGGTCAAGGAAGGCCAGGGCGTCGGGGCTAACGTGCTCAAGAACCTCGGCGTCGACTTGGCCAAGGTCCGCATGGAAGTCGAGAAGCTCGTCAAGACCGGGCCGGACATGGTCACCATGGGCAAGCTCCCCCAGACGCCCAAGGCCAAGAAGGTCATCGAGTACGCCATTGAAGAGGCCCACAACCTCAACCATAACTACGTCGGCACCGAGCACGTGCTGCTGGGCCTCCTGCGAGAGCAGGAAGGCGTGGCCGCCCAGGTGCTGCTGAACCTCGGGCTCAAGCTCGAGGAAGTGCGCGACGAAGTGCTGCACCTGCTGGGCGCGGGCATGGAGCCCGAAGAGGAAGCTCAGGCCCAGGCGCCCCAGGGCGCCGCCGGCGAGGGCGGAACACGCCCCCGCGGCGGAAAGAGCAAAACCCCCGCGCTGGACAGCTTCGGCCGCGACCTGACCGAACTGGCCGTCGAGGGCAAGCTCGACCCGGTCATTGGGCGCAGCGATGAGATCGAACGCGTCATCCAGGTGCTCTGCCGCCGCACCAAGAATAACCCCGTGCTGCTGGGCGAAGCGGGCGTGGGCAAAACCGCCATCGTCGAAGGACTCGCCCAGCGCATCGTCAGCCGCGACATCCCGGACATCCTGGCCGACCGACGCATCGTCGCCCTCGACCTGGCGATGATGGTCGCTGGCACCAAGTACCGCGGGCAGTTCGAGGAGCGCATCAAGGCTGTCATGAACGAGGTGCGCCGCGCGCACAACGTCATCCTGTTCATCGACGAGATGCACACGCTCGTCGGGGCCGGCGGCGCCGAAGGCGCCATCGACGCGGCCAACGTGCTCAAGCCCTCCCTGTCGCGCGGCGAGATCCAGTGCGTCGGGGCCACCACGATGGACGAGTACCGCAAGCATATCGAGAAGGACGGCGCTCTCGAGCGGCGGTTCCAGACCATCATCGTCAACCCGCCGAATAAGGACCAGACCCTCGAGATCCTCAAGGGCCTGCGCGACCGATACCAGAAGCACCACCGCGTCGAGTTCACCACCCGCGCGCTCGAGCAGGCCGTCGAACTGTCCGGCCGCTATATCACCGGACGCGTCCAGCCCGACAAGGCCATCGACGTCATCGACGAGGCCGGCGCCCGCGTGCGACTCAAGACCATGACCAAGCCGCCGGATCTCAAGGGTCTCGAAGAGCAGATCGGCAACCTGCAGCGCGCCAAAGACGAGGCCGTCAAGAGCGCCGACTATGAGCGGGCGGCTGAACTGCGCGACGAGGCCGAAAAGCTCCGCGAGACCGTCGAACGCACGCAGAGCGAATGGGAACACCGCGCCAGCCAGACGGCCGGCGTCGTCGACGAAGAAGTCGTCGCCGAGGTTGTCTCGAAAATGACCGGCGTGCCCCTGACGCGCCTGGAAAAAGAAGAGGCCCAGCGCCTGCTCGAACTGGAAAACGAACTGCACAAGCGCGTCGTCAGCCAGGACGAGGCCATCAAGATCGTTTCCAAGAGCATCCGCCGCGCCCGCTCGGGCATGAAAGACCCGCGCCGGCCGATGGGCAGCTTTATCTTCGCCGGACCCTCCGGCGTGGGCAAAACGCTGCTGTCCAAGGCGCTGGCCGAGTTCATGTTCGGCGACGACGAGGCGATTGTGCAGATCGACATGTCCGAGTACATGGAGAAGCACAATATCTCGCGCCTGATCGGCGCCCCGCCCGGATACGTCGGTTACGAAGAAGGCGGGCAGCTCACCGAGCGCATCCGCCGCCGCCCGTACTCGGTGGTGCTGCTCGATGAGATCGAGAAGGCCCACCCCGACGTGTTCAACATGCTCCTGCAGATCATGGAAGAAGGCCAGCTCACCGACTCGTTCGGGCGGCGGGTCGACTTCCGCAACACGGTGCTGATCCTGACGACCAACATCGGCGCCGAGATGATCAAGAACCGCGGCGGCTTCGGCTTTGCCAAGCGCGACGAGGAAACGACGTACGAGAAGATGAAGGACATGCTCCACAAGGAAGTGGAACGCCACTTCCGCCCGGAGTTCCTCAACCGCCTCGACGACATCATCGTCTTCAAGAGCCTCAGCCGCGTGGACCTCGAGACGATCGTCGAGTACGAATTGCGCAAGGTGCGCGACCGCCTGGGCGAGCGCGGGCTCGAACTCGAGCTGACCGAGCAGGCCAAGGAGTTCCTCATCGAGAAGGGCTACAACCCCGACTTCGGCGCCCGCCCGCTGCGGCGGAGCATCGAGCAGTTCGTCGAGGACCCCATCAGCGAGGACATCCTCCGAGGCGTTTACGGTGAGAAGACCAAGATCCTCGTCACGGTGGCCGAGGGCGAAAAGCCCGAAGACAAACACCTGTACTTCGAAGGCGCCGGCCAGCGCGAGCCACAGGAAAAGCCGGTCGAGCAGCCCGCCGCTAAGTAG
- a CDS encoding polyprenyl synthetase family protein translates to MTETAAAPRTLDLVVATRATVVHQLKLALTPLAAEANWQCLLPGKMLRTRLVARLSETLDTASAALQPACAAVELVHTASLCHDDVIDAGVIRRSMPTLWQQSGCSAAVLIGDLLLCRAIALIAAIDGGRLVGPFIDAVAETCAAEARQELLCRNRSGDVQTCLHLARGKSGAFFAFAASLAGGGDPALSAALTEVGYCLGTAYQLGDDLLDITGSERQCGKTLGTDAARKKPTLAAIDPGLARRYLDQTLRDAFAAVAPWPAAAVALAEFLEKDIAPLISGQGASHGRPSGAH, encoded by the coding sequence ATGACCGAGACTGCCGCAGCCCCGCGGACGCTGGACCTGGTCGTCGCCACCCGCGCGACGGTCGTCCATCAGCTCAAGCTGGCGCTGACGCCGCTGGCGGCTGAGGCCAACTGGCAGTGCCTCCTGCCGGGCAAGATGCTCCGCACGCGCCTGGTGGCGCGGCTGAGTGAAACGCTCGACACCGCTTCAGCGGCGCTTCAGCCGGCCTGCGCGGCGGTGGAACTCGTCCACACCGCCAGCCTCTGCCACGACGACGTGATCGACGCCGGCGTGATCCGCCGCTCCATGCCCACGCTGTGGCAGCAGAGCGGCTGCTCTGCCGCCGTGCTCATCGGCGACCTGCTGCTGTGCCGGGCGATCGCCCTGATCGCCGCCATCGACGGCGGGCGGCTGGTCGGACCCTTCATTGACGCGGTGGCCGAAACCTGCGCCGCCGAAGCCCGGCAGGAACTGCTCTGCCGCAATAGATCCGGCGACGTGCAGACGTGCCTGCACCTGGCCCGGGGCAAGAGCGGGGCGTTCTTCGCTTTTGCCGCCTCGCTCGCCGGCGGCGGCGACCCTGCGCTCTCGGCGGCGCTGACCGAAGTGGGCTACTGCCTGGGCACCGCCTATCAGCTCGGCGACGACCTGCTGGACATCACCGGCAGCGAGCGGCAATGCGGCAAGACCCTGGGCACCGACGCCGCACGCAAGAAACCCACCCTGGCCGCCATCGATCCCGGCCTGGCCCGGCGCTATCTCGACCAGACGCTGCGCGATGCATTTGCGGCTGTCGCTCCATGGCCGGCCGCTGCAGTGGCCCTGGCCGAGTTCCTGGAAAAAGACATCGCCCCGCTGATAAGCGGTCAGGGCGCGTCTCACGGCCGCCCCTCCGGGGCTCATTGA
- a CDS encoding cytochrome C has product MKWLIRTLAGAVLAGMFTWGVLAFLPGPRMRTQPAVQAFQAQMPPMPAAARPQHEAFAPAPTTQEAATQRNPLPATGEQLRRGRTYYDYYCTFCHGSDGGGSGPVGESYVPTPADLRRPSVQQLGDGELLRRMLTGTGHQPVLERVVPAEHRWPLVLYVRSFATATRPAREPNPGR; this is encoded by the coding sequence ATGAAATGGCTGATCCGAACTCTGGCTGGCGCCGTCCTGGCGGGCATGTTCACCTGGGGCGTTCTGGCATTTCTGCCAGGCCCACGGATGCGAACCCAGCCCGCCGTGCAGGCCTTCCAGGCGCAGATGCCGCCCATGCCCGCCGCCGCGCGACCCCAGCACGAGGCCTTCGCGCCGGCCCCGACCACGCAAGAGGCGGCCACCCAGCGCAACCCTCTGCCCGCGACGGGCGAGCAGCTCCGACGCGGAAGAACGTACTACGACTACTACTGCACGTTCTGCCACGGGAGCGACGGCGGCGGGTCCGGACCCGTCGGCGAAAGTTACGTGCCCACCCCGGCGGACCTTCGCCGCCCGTCCGTGCAGCAACTCGGCGATGGCGAACTCCTGCGCCGCATGCTTACAGGAACTGGTCACCAGCCCGTGCTCGAACGCGTCGTGCCGGCCGAGCACCGCTGGCCGCTGGTCCTGTACGTTCGCAGCTTCGCTACCGCCACGAGACCCGCGAGGGAACCGAATCCCGGGCGGTGA
- the ccoS gene encoding cbb3-type cytochrome oxidase assembly protein CcoS gives MIAVSLLYIWIVMAALALIAIAAALVWAIRHKQFSRQDRAARLPLRSGIPDDDEPAPRPKEDKP, from the coding sequence ATGATCGCCGTGTCGCTGCTGTACATCTGGATCGTGATGGCCGCACTGGCGCTGATAGCAATCGCGGCGGCGCTGGTCTGGGCCATCCGTCACAAGCAGTTTTCGCGTCAGGACCGGGCGGCGCGCCTGCCCCTGCGCAGCGGAATTCCCGACGACGACGAACCCGCGCCCCGCCCCAAGGAAGACAAACCATGA
- a CDS encoding cbb3-type cytochrome c oxidase subunit II: MKMTPALLIVGGLLVFWSAVFVMVILPIATMPQTPSEIWRPWTTQEQEGNDLWVSNGCHYCHSLFIRVNDWGLGAERIAQAGDYHQQRVAILGTERTGPDLSQAGGEHPDDWHIAHFNNPRWTRPLSLMPSWAFLGESDLRKLTAFIQAQGLKAADERMQRQLRYGPEARAAYRRGFDANVEWLHAQVPPVWRAMPNPYPPLEAALLRGHKIYQDNCLGCHGAIGDGQGPAVPYLDPPPLNFTILRKHLVEGRYIGGLLYYQIMNGVTGTSMPYFKRDLESEKIWDVSNYIAVYFIGYTDANKEPRGIDAAFEPPWPHTDTPPTTQRSRP; encoded by the coding sequence ATGAAGATGACCCCCGCGCTGCTGATCGTCGGCGGGCTGCTGGTCTTCTGGTCGGCCGTCTTCGTCATGGTTATCCTGCCCATCGCCACGATGCCCCAGACGCCCTCGGAGATCTGGCGCCCCTGGACGACGCAGGAACAGGAAGGCAACGACTTGTGGGTCAGCAACGGCTGTCACTACTGCCACAGCCTCTTCATCCGCGTCAACGACTGGGGCCTGGGCGCCGAACGCATTGCCCAGGCCGGCGACTACCACCAGCAGCGCGTGGCGATCCTGGGCACCGAACGCACCGGACCGGACCTCTCGCAGGCCGGCGGCGAGCACCCCGACGACTGGCACATCGCCCACTTCAACAACCCCCGCTGGACGCGCCCCCTGTCGCTGATGCCCTCGTGGGCGTTCCTGGGCGAAAGCGACCTGCGCAAGCTCACCGCGTTCATCCAGGCTCAGGGCCTCAAGGCCGCCGACGAGCGAATGCAGCGGCAACTGCGCTACGGCCCGGAGGCCCGGGCGGCGTATCGCCGCGGGTTCGACGCCAACGTCGAGTGGCTCCACGCGCAGGTTCCGCCGGTCTGGCGGGCCATGCCCAATCCCTACCCGCCCCTGGAGGCGGCGCTGCTGCGCGGGCACAAGATCTACCAGGACAACTGCCTGGGCTGCCACGGGGCCATCGGTGACGGGCAAGGTCCGGCCGTACCCTACCTCGACCCGCCGCCGCTGAACTTCACGATCCTCCGCAAGCACCTCGTCGAGGGGCGGTACATCGGAGGGCTGCTCTACTACCAGATCATGAACGGCGTCACCGGCACGTCCATGCCGTACTTCAAGCGCGACCTCGAGAGCGAGAAGATCTGGGACGTGTCCAACTATATCGCCGTCTACTTCATCGGATACACCGACGCCAACAAGGAACCGCGCGGGATCGATGCGGCTTTCGAGCCGCCGTGGCCTCACACCGACACGCCGCCGACGACCCAAAGGAGCCGCCCATGA
- a CDS encoding cbb3-type cytochrome c oxidase subunit I produces MIAFIRKPSSAALVFLVAGAGWFVLGTLYGMTSAIHLVWPEAFNNIPALVFGRTRPIHVNAVLFGFATTTLIGAGLYYVPAVLRTRLWSEPLGHLSAVLWNVALLSGPVFFSVGVSQGREYCEFPWWADVALTASVAVMAVNLVMTIAVRRERQLYISVWYFMGTFLWTATFYPIGNVMWRPSTGAMPGLIDSLFLWFYGHNLPGLLLTPLSSGAAFFVIPRVTRTPLYSHTLSLIGFWTLVTLYSHIGGHHLLQAPIPAWLKAISVVDSMAMLIPVFTVIANLWLTSRGRGGRLLADPAGRLVAVGIIWYLLVTVQGSIQSLPMIQRVTHFNNWTIGHSHIAVLGFSGFIALGALWHVLPYVTRRQVWSQRLVNLQFLLVTFGLTGFLIVLTIAGLIQGQGWNNGETVYRMLPTITSYMVLRAVLGVLIVTGAIVGFVNLILTLTRGQRFTPRPIEEPDLEELE; encoded by the coding sequence ATGATCGCGTTTATCCGAAAACCTTCCAGCGCCGCGTTGGTCTTCCTGGTCGCCGGGGCCGGTTGGTTCGTCCTGGGCACGCTGTACGGCATGACCTCTGCGATCCATCTGGTCTGGCCCGAGGCGTTCAACAACATCCCGGCGCTGGTATTCGGGCGCACCCGGCCCATCCACGTCAACGCGGTGTTGTTCGGGTTCGCCACCACCACGCTGATCGGGGCGGGCCTGTATTACGTGCCGGCCGTCCTGCGCACGCGGTTGTGGTCCGAACCGCTGGGGCACCTCAGCGCGGTGCTGTGGAACGTGGCGCTGCTGAGCGGGCCGGTCTTCTTTTCCGTCGGCGTCAGCCAGGGGCGCGAGTACTGCGAGTTCCCCTGGTGGGCCGACGTGGCGCTGACGGCGTCGGTGGCGGTGATGGCCGTCAACCTGGTGATGACCATCGCCGTGCGGCGCGAGCGGCAGTTGTACATCTCGGTGTGGTATTTCATGGGCACGTTTTTGTGGACGGCGACGTTTTACCCCATCGGCAACGTCATGTGGCGCCCGTCCACCGGGGCCATGCCCGGGCTGATCGACTCGCTGTTCCTGTGGTTCTACGGGCACAACCTGCCCGGACTGCTGCTGACGCCGCTGTCGTCGGGGGCGGCGTTCTTCGTCATCCCGCGTGTGACGCGCACGCCGCTGTACTCGCATACGCTGTCGCTGATAGGGTTCTGGACGCTGGTGACGCTGTACTCCCACATCGGCGGGCACCACCTGCTCCAGGCCCCGATCCCCGCATGGCTCAAGGCCATCTCGGTGGTCGACTCGATGGCGATGCTGATCCCGGTCTTCACGGTGATCGCCAACCTGTGGTTGACGTCGCGCGGGCGGGGTGGGCGCCTGCTGGCCGACCCGGCGGGGCGTCTGGTCGCAGTCGGCATCATCTGGTATCTGCTGGTGACGGTGCAGGGGTCGATCCAGTCGCTGCCGATGATCCAGCGCGTGACGCACTTCAACAACTGGACGATCGGCCACTCGCACATCGCGGTGCTGGGCTTTTCGGGCTTCATCGCCCTGGGGGCGCTGTGGCACGTGTTGCCATACGTGACGCGGCGGCAGGTGTGGTCGCAGCGCCTGGTGAACCTGCAGTTCCTGCTGGTGACCTTCGGCCTGACGGGCTTCCTGATCGTGCTGACCATCGCCGGGCTGATCCAGGGGCAGGGATGGAACAACGGCGAGACGGTCTACCGCATGCTGCCGACGATCACCTCGTACATGGTGTTGCGGGCGGTGCTGGGCGTGCTGATCGTCACCGGGGCGATCGTCGGATTCGTCAACCTCATCCTGACCCTGACGCGCGGGCAACGCTTCACGCCCAGGCCCATCGAAGAACCCGACCTGGAGGAACTCGAATGA
- a CDS encoding cytochrome c3 family protein, translating into MNAYPEDIPARPQEKHSGRPGALISLALATAAIAAMMFIGVYFALTAQAPGPEQPVSFSHHVHAAVKGISCYVCHEGAQDTARAGMPPLQTCMLCHEHIIITHPQVLRVRQAHAASRPIAWERVTNLPEYVQFNHQAHLRRGVDCSRCHGDVKSMDRVFMPWDLKMGFCVQCHRDNNATIDCMVCHH; encoded by the coding sequence GTGAACGCGTATCCCGAGGACATCCCGGCCCGTCCGCAAGAGAAGCACTCCGGCCGCCCGGGGGCGCTGATCAGCCTGGCGCTGGCGACGGCGGCCATCGCGGCGATGATGTTCATCGGGGTCTATTTTGCCCTGACGGCCCAGGCGCCCGGTCCGGAGCAGCCGGTGTCGTTCAGCCATCACGTCCACGCCGCGGTCAAGGGGATCAGTTGCTATGTCTGCCACGAGGGCGCCCAGGACACGGCGCGGGCGGGCATGCCCCCGCTGCAGACGTGCATGCTCTGCCACGAGCACATCATCATTACGCACCCGCAGGTTCTCCGCGTGCGCCAGGCGCATGCGGCCAGCCGGCCCATCGCCTGGGAGCGGGTGACCAATCTGCCCGAGTACGTGCAGTTCAACCACCAGGCGCACCTGAGGCGCGGGGTCGACTGCAGCCGCTGCCATGGAGACGTCAAGAGCATGGACCGCGTGTTCATGCCCTGGGACCTGAAGATGGGTTTTTGCGTCCAGTGCCACCGCGACAACAACGCCACGATCGATTGCATGGTCTGCCACCACTGA